A single region of the Streptomyces sp. NBC_00236 genome encodes:
- a CDS encoding carbohydrate ABC transporter permease, producing MSIDTRPVARPTSPVTRSRLAAARRRRKWGNPLAGLGSLVWLLLVIVPLYTLVSSSLMHQDEALNGEPLAVPTDPTLENYRTVLDSGFSSMLTNTAIVAVATVAIVLLLAVPVAYVAVRTRSRLSSLAFRTFLLGVAIPAQAVIVPLYLLISKMGLYDSLPAIILPTAAFAMPVAVLILSGTMRDVSEEMYEAMALDGATPLRMLWQLAIPMSKAGISTVAIYTALQAWNGFLFPLILTQSEENRVLTLGLFNFMSQFGVNVPAVLAAIVLSVVPIFAVYLVARKALVNGLMGVGGK from the coding sequence ATGTCAATCGACACCCGCCCCGTGGCACGCCCCACGTCGCCCGTGACCCGGAGCCGGCTGGCCGCCGCCCGGCGCCGCCGGAAGTGGGGCAACCCCCTGGCCGGCCTGGGCTCGCTGGTCTGGCTGCTGCTCGTCATCGTCCCGCTCTACACACTGGTCTCCTCCTCGCTCATGCACCAGGACGAGGCCCTCAACGGCGAGCCGCTGGCCGTCCCGACGGACCCGACGCTCGAGAACTACCGCACCGTGCTGGACAGCGGCTTCTCCTCGATGCTCACGAACACGGCGATCGTCGCCGTGGCCACCGTCGCCATCGTCCTGCTGCTCGCGGTGCCGGTCGCCTATGTCGCGGTGCGCACCCGCAGCCGGCTCTCCTCGCTCGCCTTCCGGACCTTCCTGCTCGGCGTCGCGATTCCGGCGCAGGCGGTGATCGTGCCGCTGTACCTGCTGATCAGCAAGATGGGTCTGTACGACAGCCTGCCGGCGATCATCCTGCCGACCGCGGCGTTCGCGATGCCGGTCGCCGTACTGATCCTCAGCGGCACCATGCGTGACGTCTCCGAGGAGATGTACGAGGCGATGGCCCTCGACGGCGCGACGCCCCTGCGGATGCTGTGGCAGCTGGCCATCCCGATGTCCAAGGCGGGCATCAGCACGGTGGCCATCTACACCGCGCTGCAGGCGTGGAACGGCTTCCTGTTCCCGCTGATCCTGACCCAGTCGGAGGAGAACAGGGTGCTCACACTGGGCCTCTTCAACTTCATGTCCCAGTTCGGGGTCAACGTGCCGGCCGTCCTGGCCGCGATCGTGCTCTCCGTCGTGCCGATCTTCGCCGTGTACCTCGTGGCACGCAAGGCGCTGGTCAACGGACTGATGGGGGTGGGCGGCAAGTAG
- a CDS encoding carbohydrate ABC transporter permease, translating to MSHVSSYKKVRGGRKAAVGNVGRPPVAWAVPGILFFALFAIVPLAIAVYLSFCQWDGLNSPTPVGTDNWTRLFKDPEFRQAAWLSLLLTTISWAFQTPVALLLGVWAAGRQRSRAVLSAVFFIPLLLSTTAIAMLFHALLDPNFGVIKTIGPWFGIDPNIMGSSTGALLTVAFVGGWQFMPFHTLIYQGGTRQIPQVLYQAAEIDGAGMLRQFFHITLPQLRNTITTSSVLMIVGSLTYFDTVLIMTKGGPGTDTTVLPYLMYRTGFQTYDLGYAAAIATALVVVATALSLILVRFSGFGNMRSTREGM from the coding sequence ATGTCCCACGTCTCTTCGTACAAAAAGGTGCGTGGAGGAAGGAAGGCGGCCGTCGGCAACGTCGGCCGCCCCCCGGTCGCCTGGGCCGTGCCCGGCATCCTCTTCTTCGCCCTCTTCGCGATCGTCCCACTCGCGATCGCCGTCTACCTCTCCTTCTGCCAGTGGGACGGGCTGAACTCCCCGACACCCGTCGGCACGGACAACTGGACCCGGCTGTTCAAGGACCCGGAGTTCCGCCAGGCCGCGTGGCTCAGCCTGCTCCTCACCACGATCAGCTGGGCGTTCCAGACCCCGGTGGCGCTGCTGCTCGGCGTCTGGGCGGCGGGCAGGCAGCGCAGCCGGGCCGTGCTCTCGGCGGTCTTCTTCATCCCGCTGCTGCTCTCCACCACGGCCATCGCCATGCTGTTCCACGCGCTGCTCGACCCCAACTTCGGCGTCATCAAGACGATCGGGCCCTGGTTCGGGATCGATCCGAACATCATGGGCTCCTCCACCGGCGCGCTGCTCACCGTGGCATTCGTCGGCGGCTGGCAGTTCATGCCGTTCCACACCCTGATCTACCAGGGCGGCACCCGGCAGATACCCCAGGTCCTGTACCAGGCCGCGGAGATCGACGGCGCCGGCATGCTCCGCCAGTTCTTCCACATCACCCTGCCGCAGCTGCGCAACACCATCACGACCTCCTCGGTCCTGATGATCGTCGGCTCGCTGACGTACTTCGACACCGTGCTGATCATGACCAAGGGCGGCCCCGGCACGGACACCACCGTGCTCCCGTACCTCATGTACCGGACCGGTTTCCAGACCTACGACCTCGGTTACGCCGCGGCGATCGCCACCGCCCTGGTCGTGGTGGCCACCGCCCTGTCGCTGATCCTGGTCCGCTTCAGCGGTTTCGGGAACATGCGGTCCACCCGGGAAGGTATGTGA
- a CDS encoding extracellular solute-binding protein, with the protein MVMAGVLAGCGSNGGSGGDGGTLTAYVYGDDAVKVQQAAVEEFNKTSKVKVKLVPVPGTEYVNKLRSAMGSPSAPDIFFNWGGGSIKPYVDAKQLVDLTSTVKNDATLKAGFLPSIVTAGGLDGKTYGIPMRGMQPVMLFYNKALFAENNIEPPKTWEDLQKAITTFKGKGITPFALGGSDKWPELMWMEYLLDRIGGPDVFRKIQNGDSSGWGDPAVLKTAQTVKQLVDEGAFGKNFNSVDYGNGGAPTLLNKGKAAMHLMGSWEYSTQLGKAPEFAKKDLGWTAFPTVAGGVGDAANVVGNPTNYWSVNARTKHKDAAIAFLKTMASKTYAQALVDNGDVPTTSNAASMLSGSPNPQFATDQYDMVQKAPDFTLSWDQALESKIATPLLTEISKLFAGKSTPEQFVAAMKAVK; encoded by the coding sequence ATGGTCATGGCGGGCGTGCTTGCGGGCTGCGGGTCGAACGGCGGCAGTGGTGGTGACGGTGGCACCCTCACCGCGTACGTCTACGGCGACGACGCGGTCAAGGTCCAGCAGGCGGCGGTCGAGGAGTTCAACAAGACCTCGAAGGTCAAGGTCAAGCTGGTCCCGGTACCGGGCACCGAATACGTCAACAAGCTGCGGAGCGCCATGGGCTCTCCGAGCGCGCCCGACATCTTCTTCAACTGGGGCGGCGGCTCCATCAAGCCGTACGTCGACGCCAAGCAGCTGGTCGACCTCACCTCGACGGTGAAGAACGACGCCACGCTCAAGGCCGGCTTCCTGCCCTCGATCGTCACCGCCGGTGGCCTCGACGGGAAGACCTACGGCATCCCCATGCGCGGCATGCAGCCCGTGATGCTCTTCTACAACAAGGCCCTCTTCGCCGAGAACAACATCGAGCCCCCCAAGACGTGGGAGGACCTCCAGAAGGCCATCACCACCTTCAAGGGCAAGGGCATCACCCCGTTCGCTCTCGGCGGCTCCGACAAGTGGCCCGAGCTGATGTGGATGGAGTACCTCCTGGACCGGATCGGCGGCCCCGACGTCTTCCGGAAGATCCAGAACGGCGACTCCTCCGGCTGGGGCGACCCGGCCGTGCTCAAGACGGCCCAGACCGTCAAGCAGCTCGTCGACGAGGGTGCCTTCGGCAAGAACTTCAACTCCGTCGACTACGGCAACGGAGGCGCGCCCACCCTGCTCAACAAGGGCAAGGCCGCCATGCACCTGATGGGCTCGTGGGAGTACTCGACCCAGCTGGGCAAGGCGCCCGAGTTCGCCAAGAAGGACCTCGGCTGGACGGCGTTCCCGACCGTGGCCGGCGGCGTCGGTGACGCGGCGAACGTGGTGGGCAACCCCACCAACTACTGGTCGGTCAACGCCCGCACCAAGCACAAGGACGCGGCCATAGCGTTCCTCAAGACCATGGCGTCCAAGACCTACGCCCAGGCCCTGGTCGACAACGGTGACGTCCCGACCACGTCGAACGCCGCCTCCATGCTGAGCGGTTCGCCGAACCCGCAGTTCGCCACCGACCAGTACGACATGGTCCAGAAGGCCCCGGACTTCACACTCTCCTGGGACCAGGCACTGGAGTCCAAGATCGCCACCCCGCTGCTCACCGAAATCAGCAAGCTGTTCGCCGGTAAGTCGACCCCCGAGCAGTTCGTCGCCGCGATGAAGGCCGTCAAGTAA
- a CDS encoding LacI family DNA-binding transcriptional regulator gives MSPANVQSHQENAPAGESPDGTATLAEIARAAGVSAPTVSKVLNGRADVAPGTRTKVEELLLLHGYRRRRGSTTQSQLIDLVFHELDSAWAMEVVRGVENVAREEGLSLVLSESAGRLTPGQTWVDGVLARRPVGVILVLSDLTAAQRAQLTSRNIPYAVVDPAGDPGDDVPSVGTTNWQGGLAATRHLTGLGHRRIGVISGPSRMMCSRARVDGYRAALETAGLPIDPALVREGEFQHEAGYTTGMELLSMADRPTAIFAGNDLQALGVYEAARELGLRIPEDLSVVGFDDLPLTRWIGPPLTTVRQPLIEMAETAARLVLDLGRGRQPATTRVDLATNLVVRNSTAAPGR, from the coding sequence ATGAGCCCCGCAAACGTCCAGTCACATCAGGAGAATGCGCCTGCCGGCGAGTCGCCGGACGGCACCGCCACGCTGGCGGAAATCGCCCGAGCGGCCGGAGTCTCGGCTCCGACAGTTTCGAAGGTGCTGAACGGACGGGCCGATGTCGCCCCCGGCACACGCACCAAGGTCGAGGAGCTGCTGCTCCTGCACGGCTACCGCCGCAGACGCGGCTCCACGACGCAGTCGCAGTTGATCGATCTGGTCTTCCACGAGCTGGACAGCGCCTGGGCCATGGAGGTCGTGCGCGGGGTGGAGAACGTCGCGCGCGAGGAGGGCCTGAGTCTGGTCCTGTCGGAGAGCGCGGGCCGCCTCACCCCCGGACAGACCTGGGTGGACGGCGTGCTGGCCCGTCGGCCGGTCGGGGTGATCCTGGTCCTGTCGGACCTCACCGCCGCCCAGCGCGCCCAGCTCACCAGCCGGAACATCCCGTACGCGGTGGTCGACCCGGCCGGCGACCCCGGCGACGACGTCCCGTCGGTCGGAACGACGAACTGGCAGGGCGGGCTCGCCGCCACCCGCCACCTCACCGGGCTCGGGCACCGCAGGATCGGGGTGATCAGCGGCCCGTCGCGCATGATGTGCAGCCGCGCCCGGGTGGACGGCTACCGTGCCGCCCTGGAGACCGCGGGCCTGCCGATCGACCCCGCCCTGGTCCGCGAGGGCGAGTTCCAGCACGAGGCCGGATACACCACGGGCATGGAGCTGCTGAGCATGGCGGACCGGCCGACCGCCATCTTCGCCGGGAACGACCTTCAGGCGCTCGGTGTGTACGAGGCCGCGCGCGAGCTCGGACTGCGCATCCCCGAGGACCTCAGCGTGGTGGGCTTCGACGACCTGCCGCTCACCCGGTGGATCGGGCCGCCGCTGACCACGGTGCGCCAGCCGCTCATAGAGATGGCGGAGACCGCGGCCCGGCTGGTCCTCGACCTCGGCCGGGGCCGGCAGCCCGCGACCACCCGCGTCGACCTGGCCACCAACCTGGTCGTACGCAACAGCACGGCGGCCCCCGGACGTTGA
- a CDS encoding GNAT family N-acetyltransferase — MKTPVLRTPRLVLEPYTPTDEEDFVALFQDARVGRWMGDGVDEEAEDRALFRRLFTKVYAQDLFGVWVVRHDGRAVGHAEIKPSPTPGVDGHEIVYAVAPAAWGQGLGTEIAETLVAHGFATLGLAEVHATVDAANKASLALLTRIGFRHVRDIREDDGSTTRLLTRPKAPGPGH; from the coding sequence ATGAAGACCCCTGTCCTGCGGACTCCGCGGTTGGTGCTGGAGCCGTACACACCCACCGACGAGGAAGACTTCGTCGCGCTCTTCCAGGACGCCCGGGTGGGGCGCTGGATGGGCGACGGCGTGGACGAGGAGGCCGAGGACCGGGCCCTGTTCCGGCGGCTCTTCACGAAGGTGTACGCACAGGACCTGTTCGGCGTCTGGGTGGTGCGGCACGACGGGCGGGCGGTCGGGCACGCGGAGATCAAGCCGTCCCCCACCCCCGGCGTGGACGGCCACGAGATCGTCTACGCCGTGGCCCCCGCGGCGTGGGGGCAGGGACTGGGCACCGAGATCGCCGAGACGCTGGTCGCCCACGGCTTCGCCACCCTGGGCCTGGCCGAGGTGCACGCGACGGTGGACGCCGCCAACAAGGCCTCGCTCGCCCTGCTGACCCGGATCGGATTCCGCCACGTCCGTGACATCAGGGAGGACGACGGGAGCACGACCCGCCTCCTCACGCGTCCGAAGGCGCCCGGTCCGGGGCACTGA
- a CDS encoding WD40/YVTN/BNR-like repeat-containing protein, with product MTDVLLTVGTRKGLFIGRRSGGAWEFGDPHFNAQAIYSIAIDKRGDVPRLLVGGDSAHWGPSVFHSDDLGASWVEPAQPAVKFPEFTGTSLERVWQLHPAGPEAPDVVYAGTEPAALFRSQDRGESFELVRPLWEHPTRSKWVPGGGGEGLHTVLTDERDPRSVTVAVSTAGVFRTADGGESWTPANRGVSAVFLPDPDPEFGQCVHKVSRDAVDPDRLYLQNHWGVFRSDDAGGSWTDIGAGLPSDFGFAVAAHPHRANTAYIFPINADADRVPADHRCRVFRTTDGGDSWEPLSSGLPDGAHYGTVLRDALCTDDADPAGVYFGNRNGEVYASADDGDSWQQLASHLPDVLCVRAATIGG from the coding sequence ATGACCGATGTTCTGCTCACCGTCGGCACCCGCAAGGGGCTCTTCATCGGCCGCAGGAGCGGTGGGGCATGGGAGTTCGGCGATCCGCATTTCAATGCACAGGCGATCTACTCCATCGCCATCGACAAGCGCGGTGACGTTCCCCGGCTGCTGGTGGGCGGCGACAGCGCGCACTGGGGCCCGTCCGTCTTCCACTCCGACGACCTGGGCGCGAGCTGGGTCGAGCCGGCGCAACCGGCCGTGAAGTTCCCGGAGTTCACCGGGACGTCGCTGGAACGGGTCTGGCAGCTGCACCCGGCGGGCCCCGAGGCGCCGGATGTCGTGTACGCGGGCACCGAGCCGGCCGCGCTGTTCCGCTCGCAGGACAGGGGCGAGTCGTTCGAGCTGGTCCGCCCGCTCTGGGAGCATCCGACGCGCTCGAAGTGGGTGCCGGGCGGCGGCGGCGAGGGCCTGCACACGGTACTGACGGACGAGCGGGACCCGCGGTCGGTCACGGTCGCCGTCTCCACCGCCGGGGTCTTCAGGACGGCGGACGGCGGCGAGAGCTGGACCCCGGCGAACAGGGGGGTGTCGGCGGTCTTCCTGCCCGATCCCGACCCGGAGTTCGGTCAGTGCGTCCACAAGGTCAGCCGGGACGCCGTCGATCCCGACCGGCTCTATCTGCAGAACCACTGGGGTGTGTTCCGCAGCGACGACGCCGGGGGCAGCTGGACGGACATCGGCGCGGGTCTGCCCTCCGACTTCGGCTTCGCGGTGGCGGCGCACCCGCACCGCGCGAACACGGCGTACATCTTCCCGATCAACGCCGACGCCGACCGGGTGCCGGCCGACCACCGCTGCCGCGTCTTCCGGACCACCGATGGGGGCGACAGCTGGGAGCCGCTGTCCTCGGGGCTCCCCGACGGCGCGCATTACGGCACGGTGCTGCGCGACGCGCTCTGTACGGACGACGCCGATCCGGCCGGTGTGTACTTCGGCAACCGCAACGGAGAGGTGTACGCGAGCGCGGACGACGGGGACAGCTGGCAGCAGCTCGCCTCGCACCTGCCTGACGTCCTGTGCGTCCGGGCGGCCACGATCGGCGGGTGA
- a CDS encoding uracil-DNA glycosylase gives MTARPLNEVVEPGWARALAPVAGRIAEMGDFLRAEVAAGRTYLPSGANVLRAFQQPFDEVRVLIVGQDPYPTPGMAIGLSFAVAPEVRQLPGSLENIYRELHTDLGLPRPSNGDLTPWTRQGVLLLNRALTTAPRKPAAHRGKGWEEVTEQAIRALVARGTPLVSILWGRDARNLRPSLGDFPAIESAHPSPMSADRGFFGSRPFSKANELLARQGAQPVDWRLP, from the coding sequence GTGACAGCGCGACCGTTGAACGAAGTTGTGGAGCCCGGCTGGGCCCGGGCGTTGGCCCCCGTGGCGGGACGCATCGCCGAGATGGGGGACTTCCTGCGGGCGGAGGTCGCGGCAGGCCGTACGTATCTGCCGTCGGGGGCGAACGTGCTGCGCGCGTTCCAGCAGCCCTTCGACGAGGTACGTGTGCTGATCGTCGGTCAGGACCCCTACCCCACACCGGGGATGGCCATCGGGCTGAGCTTCGCGGTCGCCCCCGAGGTCCGTCAGCTTCCGGGGAGCCTGGAGAACATCTACCGCGAGCTGCACACGGACCTGGGGCTGCCCCGCCCGTCGAACGGCGACCTGACCCCGTGGACGCGGCAGGGCGTGCTGCTGCTGAACAGGGCGCTGACGACCGCACCCCGCAAGCCGGCCGCCCACCGGGGCAAGGGCTGGGAAGAGGTCACGGAGCAGGCCATCCGGGCACTGGTCGCGCGGGGCACCCCGCTGGTGTCCATCCTGTGGGGCCGCGACGCCCGCAACCTCCGGCCGTCGCTGGGGGACTTCCCGGCGATCGAGTCCGCCCATCCGTCCCCCATGTCGGCGGACCGCGGCTTCTTCGGGTCCCGTCCCTTCAGCAAGGCCAATGAACTCCTGGCGCGCCAGGGGGCGCAGCCGGTGGACTGGCGCCTTCCGTAG
- a CDS encoding N-acetylglucosamine kinase translates to MESHGHAAGEYVLGVDSGGSGLRVALGAVAGEGPVATAECAEPVRTGPAGIDAAHLLDQLLPTVRRLLARHGGGDRIAAAAIGAAGMATLGDQLRAELPSALADAFGLRRLALAADAVTAYAGAVGQRPGAVVAAGTGLIALGTDLRQWRRADGWGHLLGDSGGGAWIGRAGLDAAMRAHDGRRGGSPALLARLEAVFGPAPELPGLLYPRTDRPAVLASFAPEVAACATHDPVAEAILRDAAGHIAEAAAAVCPQVGAEGAESEVALTGGLFRMGEPLLAPLREELARQLPQARAVPGSGDPLTGSLRIAQALATDGLRLPLHPTLLRVTVSPPESGTSRGATEQGSRPVSH, encoded by the coding sequence ATGGAGTCACACGGGCATGCGGCCGGGGAGTACGTCCTCGGCGTCGACTCGGGCGGTTCCGGGCTGAGGGTGGCGCTGGGCGCCGTGGCCGGAGAAGGCCCCGTGGCCACGGCGGAGTGCGCCGAGCCGGTGCGGACCGGCCCCGCCGGTATCGACGCCGCCCATCTCCTCGATCAGCTGCTGCCCACCGTCCGGCGCCTGCTCGCCCGGCACGGCGGAGGCGACCGGATCGCCGCCGCCGCGATCGGGGCGGCCGGCATGGCCACCCTGGGCGACCAGTTGCGCGCCGAACTGCCCTCGGCCCTGGCGGACGCGTTCGGTCTGCGGCGGCTCGCACTGGCCGCCGACGCGGTGACGGCGTACGCCGGAGCGGTCGGGCAACGGCCCGGCGCGGTCGTGGCCGCCGGTACCGGCCTGATCGCGCTGGGAACGGATCTCAGGCAGTGGCGAAGGGCCGACGGCTGGGGGCATCTGCTGGGCGACAGCGGAGGCGGCGCATGGATCGGGCGGGCCGGGCTCGACGCGGCGATGCGCGCCCACGACGGGCGGCGCGGGGGCTCCCCGGCACTGCTGGCCAGGCTGGAGGCCGTGTTCGGCCCGGCCCCGGAACTGCCCGGCCTGCTCTATCCGCGTACCGACCGGCCCGCGGTCCTGGCCTCGTTCGCCCCCGAGGTGGCCGCGTGCGCGACGCACGACCCCGTCGCCGAAGCCATCCTCCGTGACGCCGCCGGGCACATCGCCGAGGCCGCCGCCGCGGTGTGCCCACAGGTGGGTGCGGAGGGCGCGGAGAGCGAAGTGGCGCTGACCGGTGGCTTGTTCCGCATGGGCGAGCCGCTGCTCGCACCGCTGCGCGAGGAGCTGGCGCGACAGCTGCCGCAGGCACGGGCGGTCCCCGGTTCGGGTGATCCGCTGACCGGTTCGCTGCGCATCGCACAGGCGCTCGCCACCGACGGGCTTCGGCTGCCGCTCCACCCCACGCTGCTCCGGGTCACCGTGTCCCCGCCGGAATCCGGCACCTCCCGAGGGGCGACAGAGCAGGGCAGTCGACCGGTAAGCCACTGA
- a CDS encoding sirohydrochlorin chelatase encodes MSTPTGPASGLPVRMPRPRQSGRHRRPEPVVAPEGAAALVLAVPGTPSPASRSLAEEVISIARSELPGLNALIGYLDGDDAEYPTLASVLAHAAAERIARFEQAKAVGREVAEPEGPAAVVVPLLAGPDNTLVQRIRRAIEDSLAPAELTDVLGPHPLLAEALHVRLSEAGLARADRARLFTVATAADGIVLATVGGEEAVQAAGITGMLLAARLAVPVMAAALDVEGSVASIAEQLKGSGSLQLAVAPYLVGPEVADGMLDAAVKEAGCASAEPLGAYPAIGKLVLSMYMSSLGITPAVAQGAQTI; translated from the coding sequence ATGAGCACCCCCACTGGGCCCGCTTCCGGCCTGCCTGTACGAATGCCGCGACCTCGCCAGTCCGGACGGCACCGCCGCCCGGAGCCCGTGGTCGCACCTGAGGGCGCTGCCGCGCTCGTTCTCGCCGTTCCCGGTACCCCCTCCCCGGCCAGCCGCAGTCTGGCCGAAGAGGTCATCAGCATCGCCCGCTCCGAGCTGCCCGGTCTGAACGCCCTGATCGGTTACCTCGACGGCGACGACGCCGAGTACCCCACTCTTGCGTCCGTTCTCGCGCACGCCGCCGCCGAGCGCATCGCGCGCTTCGAGCAGGCGAAGGCCGTCGGCCGTGAGGTGGCCGAGCCCGAGGGCCCGGCCGCCGTCGTGGTGCCGCTGCTCGCGGGGCCCGACAACACGCTGGTCCAGCGGATACGCCGCGCGATCGAGGACAGCCTGGCTCCGGCCGAGCTGACCGATGTGCTCGGCCCGCACCCGCTGCTCGCCGAGGCGCTGCACGTACGCCTCTCCGAGGCCGGCCTGGCCCGTGCGGACCGCGCGAGGCTGTTCACCGTGGCCACGGCCGCCGACGGCATCGTGCTGGCCACCGTGGGCGGCGAGGAGGCCGTGCAGGCGGCGGGGATCACCGGCATGCTCCTGGCCGCCCGGCTCGCGGTACCGGTGATGGCCGCAGCCCTCGACGTCGAGGGCTCGGTCGCCTCGATCGCCGAGCAGCTGAAGGGGTCCGGCTCGCTGCAGCTGGCCGTGGCGCCCTATCTGGTGGGCCCCGAGGTGGCCGACGGGATGCTGGACGCCGCGGTGAAGGAGGCCGGCTGCGCGAGCGCCGAGCCGCTCGGCGCGTACCCGGCGATCGGCAAGCTGGTGCTGTCGATGTACATGTCCTCGCTCGGCATCACTCCGGCGGTGGCGCAGGGAGCCCAGACGATCTGA
- a CDS encoding lactonase family protein → MDSSNGAGRAFIGSFTSAGGRGITVAAVDEETGALTVLGTTDAVPDPSYLALGRGPGGAVLYAVSETEKGAAAAFDAGHDVPRPLGELRPVDGDGPTHIALAGGHAVTANYGSGSVTTLPVLADGSLGAAACVRAHEGSGPVAERQEGPHAHQVLPDPSGKWVLSVDLGTDSVRICVLDPDTGQLRPHGETALRPGTGPRHLAFHPAGGHAYVLNELEPTVTVCRWDASTGALEAIGETPVLPDGASGDAGPASYPSEVVAAHDGRFLWVANRGHDSISVLALDATGEQVSLVTTVSCGGHWPRDLALDPTGRRLYAANERSGDVSWFAVDQETGVPAPEGSLEAPAASCVIFG, encoded by the coding sequence GTGGACAGCAGCAACGGTGCCGGGCGGGCATTCATCGGGTCGTTCACCTCGGCGGGCGGGCGCGGCATCACCGTCGCCGCCGTGGACGAGGAGACAGGGGCGCTCACCGTCCTCGGTACGACGGACGCCGTACCCGATCCCTCGTACCTCGCGCTCGGCCGGGGCCCCGGAGGCGCGGTCCTCTACGCGGTGAGCGAGACGGAGAAGGGTGCGGCAGCAGCCTTCGATGCCGGGCACGACGTTCCGAGGCCCCTCGGGGAGCTCCGGCCGGTCGACGGCGACGGTCCGACCCACATCGCGCTCGCGGGCGGCCATGCGGTCACCGCCAACTACGGCTCCGGCAGCGTCACCACCCTGCCCGTGCTCGCCGACGGTTCGCTCGGCGCGGCCGCCTGTGTACGTGCGCACGAGGGCAGCGGTCCGGTCGCCGAACGCCAGGAGGGGCCGCACGCCCACCAGGTCCTTCCCGATCCGTCGGGCAAATGGGTGCTCAGCGTCGACCTCGGCACCGACTCCGTACGGATCTGTGTGCTCGACCCCGACACCGGGCAGCTGCGGCCGCACGGCGAGACGGCGCTGCGGCCCGGTACCGGCCCGCGCCATCTCGCGTTCCACCCCGCGGGCGGCCACGCCTATGTGCTGAACGAGCTGGAGCCCACGGTCACGGTGTGCCGCTGGGACGCCTCCACCGGCGCCCTGGAGGCCATCGGCGAGACGCCCGTACTGCCCGACGGGGCGAGCGGTGACGCGGGCCCCGCGAGCTATCCGTCCGAGGTCGTCGCCGCGCACGACGGCCGGTTCCTCTGGGTGGCCAACCGGGGCCACGACAGCATCTCGGTACTCGCCCTCGATGCCACGGGCGAGCAGGTGTCCCTGGTCACGACCGTGAGCTGTGGCGGGCACTGGCCGCGCGACCTCGCCCTCGACCCCACCGGCCGGCGGCTGTACGCCGCCAACGAGAGGTCGGGGGACGTCAGCTGGTTCGCCGTGGACCAGGAGACCGGTGTCCCGGCGCCGGAAGGGTCCCTGGAGGCCCCTGCGGCCTCCTGCGTGATCTTCGGCTGA